A single window of Salminus brasiliensis chromosome 18, fSalBra1.hap2, whole genome shotgun sequence DNA harbors:
- the gng3 gene encoding guanine nucleotide-binding protein G(I)/G(S)/G(O) subunit gamma-3 codes for MKGDTPVNSTMSVGQARKLVEQLKIEASFCRIKVSKAAADLMAYCDAHACEDPLITPVPTSENPFREKKFFCALL; via the exons ATGAAAGGAGACACCCCTGTGAACAGCACCATGAGTGTCGGTCAGGCCAGGAAGCTGGTGGAACAGCTGAAGATCGAAGCCAGTTTTTGTCGGATCAAG GTATCCAAGGCAGCTGCGGATTTGATGGCTTACTGTGATGCCCATGCCTGTGAGGACCCCCTGATCACCCCTGTGCCCACTTCAGAGAAccccttcagggagaaaaagttcTTCTGTGCCCTTCTCTGA
- the banf1 gene encoding barrier-to-autointegration factor — MSSTSQKHKEFVAEPMGEKSVMALAGIGEVLGKRLEEKGFDKAYVVLGQFLVLKKDEELFRDWLKDTCGANVKQQGDCYGCLREWCDSFL, encoded by the exons ATGTCGTCGACATCACAGAAGCACAAGGAGTTTGTGGCAGAGCCCATGGGCGAGAAGTCCGTGATGGCCCTTGCTGGAATCGGTGAAGTGCTTGGCAAGAGATTGGAAGAAAAGGGGTTTGATAAA GCATATGTAGTTCTTGGGCAGTTCCTAGTGTTGAAGAAGGACGAGGAGCTCTTCCGGGACTGGTTAAAGGATACATGTGGAGCCAATGTAAAACAGCAAGGCGACTGCTACGGCTGCCTGCGAGAATGGTGTGACTCCTTCCTGTAA